The following coding sequences lie in one Miscanthus floridulus cultivar M001 unplaced genomic scaffold, ASM1932011v1 os_1544_1_2, whole genome shotgun sequence genomic window:
- the LOC136534134 gene encoding costars family protein produces MNVEEEVGRLKEEIQRLGQQQPDGSYKVKFGVLFNDDRCANIFEALVGTLRAAKKRKVLTYDGELLLQGVHDNVEITLLPPPAVAAA; encoded by the exons ATGAACGTGGAGGAGGAGGTCGGGAGGCTCAAAGAGGAGATCCAGAGGCTCGGCCAGCAGCAGCCCGATGGCTCCTACAAG GTCAAGTTTGGTGTCCTCTTCAACGATGATCGGTGTGCAAATATTTTTGAAGCACTAGTTGGCACCTTGAGGGCCGCCAAGAAGAGGAAGGTTTTGACCTATGATGGTGAGCTGCTTCTGCAAGGTGTTCATGACAATGTGGAGATTACCCTGTTGCCTCCACCCGCAGTTGCTGCCGCTTAA
- the LOC136534133 gene encoding uncharacterized protein isoform X2, producing MAAAEGEVRRDMWEQEYRTSSADCAAALDAYYAAFMSFGRGRVAAVLRAAAADPTCALAAAHAAHAVAPRDPAGAAAFLAAAKDNLGKATEYERAVFGTLSALMGEGWDVEVAIERHFELLKQFPRDILSLKRAQLICFYLGKPDLSLKFVQQVLPKNQDQNFIYGMLAFPLLELGRMDEAERAARKGLAINKNDFWSQHNLCHVFQQECRFREATEFMESCSPSWEACTSFLLTHNWWHVAVCYLEAESPLCKVLEIYDHNIMKELEKSDCEAAEVYLNALGLLLRLYIRGHIDSAKERLTTLLDELKNESIWHAEWLLDLLILWALASMSELKSAHNMLESLKSRVRSMDRNRQQVMQKAIKLAEAAYEYGKGDHMKVFDTLGPDFDALDYKMIGASDEQVDVFNEVWYTVLINAGETSKAIEILGKQIRKREGAPFLWRLLEKAYSLDGRSADASVASKKANALQSAYFH from the exons atggcggcggcggagggcgagGTGAGGCGGGACATGTGGGAGCAGGAGTACCGGACGTCCTCCGCCGACTGCGCGGCGGCGCTCGACGCCTACTACGCCGCCTTCATGTCCTTTGGCCGCGGCCGCGTGGCCGCCGTCCTCCGCGCCGCTGCGGCCGACCCGACCTGCGCCCTCGCCGCCGCGCATGCCGCGCACGCCGTCGCCCCCAGGGACCCCGCGGGGGCCGCCGCCTTCCTCGCCGCCGCCAAGGACAACCTC GGGAAAGCGACGGAGTACGAGAGGGCCGTTTTCGGGACGCTCTCCGCGCTGATGGGCGAGGGGTGGGACGTGGAGGTGGCGATCGAGCGGCACTTCGAG CTTCTCAAGCAATTCCCCAGGGATATCCTATCTCTCAAAAGAGCGCAGCTCATCTGCTTCTATTTGGGAAAGCCAGATTTATCCCTGAAATTCGTCCAACAA GTTTTGCCAAAGAATCAAGATCAAAATTTCATATATGGCATGCTTGCCTTCCCTTTGCTAGAGCTTGGACGGATGGATGAAGCTGAGAGAGCTGCTCGAAAAGGCTTGGCTATAAACAAGAATGACTTCTGGTCACAGCATAAT CTGTGCCATGTTTTTCAGCAGGAATGTCGCTTCAGAGAAGCTACCGAGTTCATGGAATCATGTTCTCCATCATGGGAGGCATGCACATCATTTCT GTTAACCCACAACTGGTGGCATGTCGCTGTTTGTTACTTAGAAGCTGAATCCCCTTTGTGTAAAGTTCTGGAGATATATGATCACAACATCATGAAGGAACTTGAGAAAAGTGATTGTGAGGCAGCAGAG GTGTATTTGAATGCTCTAGGGTTGCTGCTCCGATTATACATACGCGGTCATATAGATTCAGCTAAAGAGAGGTTAACGACATTGCTAGATGAACTAAAGAATGAG TCTATATGGCATGCGGAATGGCTCCTTGACTTGCTTATATTGTGGGCACTAGCAAGTATGAGTGAACTAAAAAGTGCACATAATATGTTGGAATCATTGAAGTCAAG GGTCCGTTCAATGGACAGGAATCGGCAGCAAGTGATGCAGAAGGCAATCAAG CTGGCGGAGGCTGCTTATGAATATGGGAAAGGAGATCACATGAAAGTCTTTGACACTCTGGGTCCAGACTTTGATGCGCTAGATTATAAA ATGATTGGTGCATCAGATGAACAAGTGGATGTCTTCAATGAGGTTTGGTACACTGTTCTAATAAATGCTGGAGAGACTTCCAAAG CAATTGAGATTCTTGGCAAACAAATTAGGAAACGAGAGGGTGCACCTTTCTTGTGGCGCTTGCTG GAGAAAGCATACTCATTGGACGGCAGAAGCGCAGATGCTTCAGTAGCATCTAAAAAGGCAAATGCTCTACAATctgcttatttccattag
- the LOC136534133 gene encoding uncharacterized protein isoform X1, producing MAAAEGEVRRDMWEQEYRTSSADCAAALDAYYAAFMSFGRGRVAAVLRAAAADPTCALAAAHAAHAVAPRDPAGAAAFLAAAKDNLGKATEYERAVFGTLSALMGEGWDVEVAIERHFELLKQFPRDILSLKRAQLICFYLGKPDLSLKFVQQVLPKNQDQNFIYGMLAFPLLELGRMDEAERAARKGLAINKNDFWSQHNLCHVFQQECRFREATEFMESCSPSWEACTSFLYVVLHAVCILPMQVNSYELSFLDFFVSHRLTHNWWHVAVCYLEAESPLCKVLEIYDHNIMKELEKSDCEAAEVYLNALGLLLRLYIRGHIDSAKERLTTLLDELKNESIWHAEWLLDLLILWALASMSELKSAHNMLESLKSRVRSMDRNRQQVMQKAIKLAEAAYEYGKGDHMKVFDTLGPDFDALDYKMIGASDEQVDVFNEVWYTVLINAGETSKAIEILGKQIRKREGAPFLWRLLEKAYSLDGRSADASVASKKANALQSAYFH from the exons atggcggcggcggagggcgagGTGAGGCGGGACATGTGGGAGCAGGAGTACCGGACGTCCTCCGCCGACTGCGCGGCGGCGCTCGACGCCTACTACGCCGCCTTCATGTCCTTTGGCCGCGGCCGCGTGGCCGCCGTCCTCCGCGCCGCTGCGGCCGACCCGACCTGCGCCCTCGCCGCCGCGCATGCCGCGCACGCCGTCGCCCCCAGGGACCCCGCGGGGGCCGCCGCCTTCCTCGCCGCCGCCAAGGACAACCTC GGGAAAGCGACGGAGTACGAGAGGGCCGTTTTCGGGACGCTCTCCGCGCTGATGGGCGAGGGGTGGGACGTGGAGGTGGCGATCGAGCGGCACTTCGAG CTTCTCAAGCAATTCCCCAGGGATATCCTATCTCTCAAAAGAGCGCAGCTCATCTGCTTCTATTTGGGAAAGCCAGATTTATCCCTGAAATTCGTCCAACAA GTTTTGCCAAAGAATCAAGATCAAAATTTCATATATGGCATGCTTGCCTTCCCTTTGCTAGAGCTTGGACGGATGGATGAAGCTGAGAGAGCTGCTCGAAAAGGCTTGGCTATAAACAAGAATGACTTCTGGTCACAGCATAAT CTGTGCCATGTTTTTCAGCAGGAATGTCGCTTCAGAGAAGCTACCGAGTTCATGGAATCATGTTCTCCATCATGGGAGGCATGCACATCATTTCTGTATGTAGTTCTCCATGCAGTGTGCATTCTACCGATGCAAGTCAACAGCTATGAGCTTAGTTTTTTAGATTTCTTTGTCTCCCACAGGTTAACCCACAACTGGTGGCATGTCGCTGTTTGTTACTTAGAAGCTGAATCCCCTTTGTGTAAAGTTCTGGAGATATATGATCACAACATCATGAAGGAACTTGAGAAAAGTGATTGTGAGGCAGCAGAG GTGTATTTGAATGCTCTAGGGTTGCTGCTCCGATTATACATACGCGGTCATATAGATTCAGCTAAAGAGAGGTTAACGACATTGCTAGATGAACTAAAGAATGAG TCTATATGGCATGCGGAATGGCTCCTTGACTTGCTTATATTGTGGGCACTAGCAAGTATGAGTGAACTAAAAAGTGCACATAATATGTTGGAATCATTGAAGTCAAG GGTCCGTTCAATGGACAGGAATCGGCAGCAAGTGATGCAGAAGGCAATCAAG CTGGCGGAGGCTGCTTATGAATATGGGAAAGGAGATCACATGAAAGTCTTTGACACTCTGGGTCCAGACTTTGATGCGCTAGATTATAAA ATGATTGGTGCATCAGATGAACAAGTGGATGTCTTCAATGAGGTTTGGTACACTGTTCTAATAAATGCTGGAGAGACTTCCAAAG CAATTGAGATTCTTGGCAAACAAATTAGGAAACGAGAGGGTGCACCTTTCTTGTGGCGCTTGCTG GAGAAAGCATACTCATTGGACGGCAGAAGCGCAGATGCTTCAGTAGCATCTAAAAAGGCAAATGCTCTACAATctgcttatttccattag